From Excalfactoria chinensis isolate bCotChi1 chromosome 4, bCotChi1.hap2, whole genome shotgun sequence, one genomic window encodes:
- the LOC140252054 gene encoding toll-like receptor 2 type-1 — protein sequence MFNQSKQKPTTKLMWQAWLIYTALAAYLAEEQTLRQACLSCDGTQSCNCSSMGLEFIPSGLTGEITVLNLAQNRIKLIRAHDLQQAVNLRALLLQSNQISSIDEDSFGSQGKLELLDLSNNSLAHLSPMWFRPLFSLQHLRIQGNSYSDLGESSPFSSLRNLSSLHLGNPQFSVIRQGNFEGITFLNMLKIDGVNLSHYEPGSLKSIRKINHMIISIRRTDVFSAVIRDLLHSAVWLEVREIKLDIENEKLVQNSTLPSTIQRLTFNGASFTDEYISRIAVLLKEITSLRELEAIDCVLEGKGVWDTKEIAQSRQSSVETISIKNLTIQDFYLFFDLEGMETQVEKLKTLSIVSSKVFMVPCRLARYFLSLLYLDFHDNLLVNNRLGETICKDSWPSLQTLNLSKNSLKSLKHAATYINNLHKLINLDLSENNFGEIPDVCEWPENLKYLNLSSTQIPKLTPCIPSSLEVLDVSANNLQDFGLQLPFLKELYLTKNHLKTLPEAAAIPNLVAMSISRNKLNSFSKEEFESFKQMELLDASANNFICSCEFLSFIHHEAGIAQVLVGWPESYICDSPLAVRGAQVGSVYLPLMECHRSLLVSLICTLVFLFILTLVVVGYKYHAVWYMRMTWAWLQAKRKPKRAPAKDICYDAFVSYSENDSNWVENIMVQQLEQACPPFRLCLHKRDFVPGKWIVDNIIDSIEKSHKTLFVLSEHFVQSEWCKYELDFSHFRLFDENNDAAILILLEPIQSQAIPKRFCKLRKIMNTKTYLEWPSDEEQQQMFWENLKAALKS from the coding sequence ATGTTCAACCAAAGTAAACAGAAACCAACAACTAAGCTGATGTGGCAAGCGTGGCTGATCTACACAGCCTTGGCTGCATACCTCGCTGAAGAACAAACCCTGAGACAGGCCTGTCTTTCATGCGATGGCACTCAGTCTTGCAACTGCTCTTCCATGGGTTTGGAATTCATTCCCTCGGGGCTCACGGGTGAAATCACGGTGTTAAACCTGGCCCAGAACAGGATAAAGCTGATCCGGGCACATGATCTGCAGCAGGCTGTGAACCTgagagccctgctgctgcagtccaACCAAATCAGCTCCATAGACGAGGACTCATTTGGCTCCCAGGGGAAACTGGAGCTCCTGGACTTGTCAAATAACAGCCTGGCTCACTTGTCCCCAATGTGGTTTAGACCCCTTTTTTCACTTCAGCACCTCCGCATTCAAGGCAATTCCTACAGCGACCTGGGGGAAAGTTCCCCCTTTTCAAGCCTGAGAAACTTGAGCTCCCTCCACTTGGGCAACCCACAGTTCTCCGTCATCAGGCAAGGAAACTTTGAGGGCATTACGTTTCTCAACATGCTGAAGATCGACGGTGTCAACCTCAGTCATTATGAGCCTGGAAGTCTGAAATCGATTAGGAAGATAAATCACATGATCATAAGCATAAGAAGGACTGATGTGTTCTCAGCAGTCATCAGGGACCTTCTGCACTCTGCTGTTTGGTTAGAAGTTAGAGAGATCAAATTAgatattgaaaatgaaaaactggTTCAGAACTCTACTCTTCCTTCGACAATACAAAGACTTACATTTAACGGTGCTTCATTCACTGATGAATATATTAGCCGAATAGCTGTGTTATTGAAGGAAATCACATCTTTGAGAGAGTTAGAAGCAATAGATTGTGTGCTTGAGGGGAAAGGGGTGTGGGACACAAAAGAAATCGCGCAAAGTAGGCAAAGTTCTGTTGAAACAATTTCCATAAAAAATTTGACTATtcaggatttttatttgttctttgacCTGGAAGGTATGGAGACACAAgtagaaaagctgaaaacactCAGCATTGTAAGCTCTAAAGTCTTCATGGTACCGTGCAGACTGGCACGGTATTTTTTATCACTTTTATATCTTGATTTCCATGATAATTTGCTTGTAAATAATCGCTTAGGTGAGACCATCTGTAAAGATTCATGGCCTTCATTACAAACTCTAAATCTAAGTAAAAATTCCTTGAAGTCCCTAAAACATGCTGCCACATATATAAATAATCTACACAAACTGATTAATCTTGACCTCAGTGAAAACAATTTTGGTGAGATTCCAGACGTGTGTGAATGGCCTGAAAACCTGAAATATCTGAATCTCTCCAGCACTCAAATTCCCAAGTTAACACCTTGTATTCCCTCAAGTCTTGAAGTGCTGGATGTTAGTGCTAACAACCTGCAGGATTTTGGACTGCAGCTGCCATTTCTCAAGGAGCTGTACCTGACAAAAAACCATCTGAAGACCTTGCCTGAAGCCGCAGCCATTCCTAACTTAGTGGCCATGTCGATCAGTAGAAACAAGCTCAACAGCTTCTCCAAGGAAGAGTTTGAGTCCTTCAAGCAAATGGAGCTGCTGGATGCCAGTGCCAATAACTTTATCTGCTCGTGCGAATTCCTCTCCTTCATTCACCACGAGGCAGGGATAGCCCAGGTGCTTGTGGGATGGCCAGAAAGCTACATCTGCGACTCTCCGCTGGCGGTGCGAGGGGCACAGGTTGGGAGTGTGTATCTGCCACTGATGGAGTGCCACCGGTCCCTCCTGGTGTCCTTGATCTGCACCCTGGTGTTCCTGTTCATCCTCACCCTGGTGGTTGTTGGGTACAAGTACCATGCAGTCTGGTACATGAGAATGACCTGGGCATGGCTCCAAGCCAAGCGCAAGCCCAAGCGAGCCCCTGCAAAAGACATCTGCTACGACGCTTTTGTCTCCTACAGCGAGAACGACTCCAACTGGGTGGAAAACATCAtggtgcagcagctggagcaggcgTGTCCGCCCTTCAGGCTGTGCCTCCATAAGCGGGACTTTGTGCCCGGGAAGTGGATTGTGGACAACATCATTGACTCCATTGAGAAGAGCCACAAGACGCTCTTTGTGCTATCAGAGCACTTTGTGCAGAGTGAGTGGTGCAAGTACGAGCTGGATTTCTCGCACTTTCGCCTCTTTGACGAGAACAACGATGCGGCGATTCTCATCCTGCTGGAGCCCATTCAGAGCCAGGCGATCCCCAAGAGGTTCTGCAAACTGCGGAAGATAATGAACACCAAGACCTACCTGGAGTGGCCTTCagatgaagagcagcagcagatgttttGGGAGAACTTGAAAGCAGCATTAAAGTCATAG